From a single Pieris rapae chromosome 17, ilPieRapa1.1, whole genome shotgun sequence genomic region:
- the LOC110995078 gene encoding uncharacterized protein LOC110995078: MAVSSVVGVLLITVIVRCEPMLDSYSYRNEASQFGELLRPPPPPPLSIHPVPFHGAPVRSAHQSGDISYQYQVPPPPPPLPPMTAPSDFKPPTPFYRQYNFNFVPQPQPFTTTPSPTMFQKVSQWLFPSQQMSDDMNNSPSSYNIPQKKDCNPCNFAPWIPVIRYDVTKNHDNPKPIYGVPNPSGSNILNSVQNVPQRFNKNSDPNQLSTDGSHDTYGLPKQTFGESNIFSSPSSTYGPPSHTVTISHTMPSVNPFVSSSYDISSNSYSSPLSNHNTPNGYSSLTSSSSIYITQSSTLAPSISNYNEHTSSQRLPNQNYVEFSTTVNPSHDFQLPKVEQPTQFKNSYGEPIANSYALDIPYPVSSTGAESHKVNTEVLPDSKPLSYTPNVSLSNPAPFSLNKGRNIHTLQPVALPNLSVSPLPPIFNARPFRPFAPKYSIHSSKGNDQLEQHINNLNIAKSIPIAEFVHSVEYPATVIQSPVIDIDTNKINNQTKSYRNIPNNFIIDDFRDISPQASEDHISAANSHPDASFESTGADYGSDLYDSGLANELKQMSVPSNHNPVFADLRGLEDEDIDKYRTESNLQHIDSPLLYLKPNAPHKSFSTFITPSTPRNINEYEIYDEAVTTPVPQDTTLTSAWDESRMFYAQDSQEKHSNINRAKVVQIIIPYTNADQEKETKYNDREWPYNFEKDFQARKVQTQTESSFSSKPTVSYESSSTTELPTPAVTEYYNSENINTQPNDQFDVKEAPFDIIRLQHTIDAWTQQEYTKDYKVPNKTRPSEKYAKQIPDDFLTTLSPLTTPTDNYNYKYDLYDHEGSSSIQYTVRHNKTNNISPKPFMQYNTIERSKTNYDSGKNDELREIQKLHIYTAASKFRKLTTPPPWGHIQTSISPLTKEKVYVVTSKPWREKSNFSNEHESKVQSRSNDPDDMPFKSPRFSNRPPMGEQSDVFTKGWHQIINNLESRMFTGSSSFEDTSKEEGQENEESKTESQS; encoded by the exons ATGGCTGTGTCTTCG GTGGTTGGGGTTCTACTCATCACAGTGATTGTAAGATGTGAACCGATGTTAGACTCTTACAGTTACAGGAATGAAGCATCTCAGTTTGGTGAGCTGTTGAGGCCACCACCGCCACCACCGTTGTCGATTCACCCTGTGCCATTTCATGGGGCACCTGTAAGGTCTGCACACCAAAGTGGAGATATTAGCTACCAATATCAAGTGCCACCGCCGCCACCACCATTACCGCCTATGACTGCACCAAGTGACTTTAAACCACCAACCCCATTTTACAgacaatataatttcaattttgttcCACAACCTCAGCCATTTACAACTACTCCGTCCCCTACCATGTTCCAGAAAGTGTCACAATGGCTGTTTCCTTCGCAACAAATGTCGGATGATATGAATAATTCGCCCAGTAGTTACAATATACCACAAAAAAAAGATTGTAATCCTTGCAATTTCGCTCCATGGATACCAGTTATACGATACGATGTAACTAAGAATCATGACAACCCAAAACCTATTTATGGAGTCCCGAACCCCAGTggttcaaatatattaaatagtgtGCAAAATGTCCCCCAAAGGTTCAATAAAAACTCAGATCCAAATCAATTATCGACAGATGGATCCCATGACACATATGGTCTACCCAAACAAACATTTGGAGAAAGTAATATCTTTTCTAGTCCAAGTTCAACGTATGGTCCACCAAGCCACACTGTTACAATATCACATACCATGCCAAGTGTAAACCCCTTTGTAAGTTCATCTTATGATATTTCAAGTAATTCATATAGTTCCCCATTATCAAATCATAATACACCAAATGGGTATAGTTCATTGACATCAAGTTCTTCGATATATATAACGCAATCTTCAACCTTAGCGCCTAGTATTTCAAACTATAATGAACATACCTCAAGCCAACGATTACCAAACCAGAATTATGTAGAATTTTCAACTACCGTAAATCCTTCTCATGACTTCCAATTACCAAAAGTTGAGCAGCcaactcaatttaaaaattcatatggTGAACCAATAGCTAATTCATATGCCTTAGATATACCTTATCCGGTGTCATCTACTGGTGCTGAATCTCATAAAGTGAATACGGAAGTTCTTCCAGACAGTAAGCCACTATCGTATACTCCAAATGTCTCTTTATCTAACCCAGCTCCTTTTAGTCTGAATAAAGGGAGAAACATACATACCTTACAACCTGTTGCTTTACCAAATTTAAGTGTGTCACCATTACCACCAATTTTTAACGCTAGACCTTTTCGGCCATTTGCACCGAAGTATTCCATTCACAGTTCGAAAGGAAATGATCAATTAGAACAGCATATCAATAATCTTAACATAGCTAAAAGTATACCAATAGCTGAATTCGTTCACTCTGTTGAATATCCAGCAACAGTAATTCAATCTCCTGTTATTGATatagatacaaataaaatcaataatcaaACGAAATCCTATCGAAACATCCCTAACAACTTTATTATAGATGATTTTCGAGACATATCTCCACAAGCTTCTGAAGACCATATTTCTGCAGCTAATTCTCATCCCGATGCAAGTTTCGAAAGTACAGGAGCCGATTATGGGAGTGATCTATATGACTCAGGTTTAGCAAATGAGCTAAAGCAAATGAGCGTCCCCTCTAATCATAATCCAGTCTTTGCTGATTTAAGAGGATTGGAAGATGAAGATATTGACAAATATCGTACCGAAAGCAACCTACAACATATTGATTCACCATTGCTATATCTTAAGCCAAATGCTCCTCACAAGAGCTTCTCAACCTTCATAACTCCTTCTACGCCCAGAAATATCaatgaatatgaaatatatgacGAAGCTGTTACTACACCAGTTCCACAAGATACTACACTTACTAGTGCTTGGGATGAAAGCAGAATGTTTTATGCTCAAGATTCACAAGAAAAACacagtaatataaatagagCCAAAGttgttcaaattattattcctTATACCAACGCAGATCAAGAAAAAGAAACTAAATACAACGATAGAGAATGGCCTTATAATTTTGAGAAGGATTTCCAGGCTAGAAAAGTTCAAACACAAACAGAGTCTAGTTTCAGTAGCAAACCAACTGTAAGCTATGAATCTTCATCAACAACAGAATTACCCACTCCTGCTGTAactgaatattataattcagaaaatataaatacacaaccTAACGATCAGTTTGATGTTAAAGAAGCTCCATTTGATATAATACGATTACAACATACAATAGATGCCTGGACCCAACAAGAGTATACGAAAGATTATAAAGTACCTAATAAGACAAGGCCTAGCGAAAAATATGCTAAGCAAATACCGGATGATTTCCTTACCACATTAAGCCCCTTAACAACTCCAAcagacaattataattataagtatgaCTTGTATGATCACGAAGGATCAAGTAGCATACAATATACAGTtagacataataaaacaaataatatatctccTAAACCATTCAtgcaatataatacaattgaacGTAGTAAAACAAATTACGATAGCGGTAAGAATGATGAATTGCgtgaaatacaaaaactacatatttatactGCAGCTTCTAAATTCAGAAAATTAACAACTCCTCCTCCATGGGGCCACATACAAACGTCTATATCGCCTCTAACAAAAGAAAAGGTCTATGTAGTGACTTCAAAGCCGTGGAGAGAAAAGTCAAATTTTTCGAATGAGCATGAATCAAAGGTACAGTCTAGATCAAATGACCCTGATGACATGCCGTTTAAGTCACCAAGGTTTTCAAATCGGCCTCCGATGGGAGAACAATCAGACGTTTTCACTAAAGGGTGGCATCAAATta ttaACAACTTAGAGAGTCGCATGTTTACTGGAAGTTCGTCTTTTGAAGATACTTCGAAAGAAGAGGGGCAAgag AACGAAGAATCAAAGACTGAGTCCCAGAGTTGA
- the LOC123689929 gene encoding monocarboxylate transporter 9-like produces the protein MSRAKVPPDGGYGWVVTFAYALNNVVVLPLIAGFGLVFQEAFSDTGLSATQGTLIIILNHGFGMLLSFFGGPVLRRFGYRKVAVVGAILISLGLMLTSISSNFWLFLLSYSIINSMGVAAVMAAFSLAINSFFKEKRGRAIGVGMSITGLGAIYMPLVMSVLMYAYGWRYAVLILGAICLHSLLAACLLRPAKWYLKTTPKTEEEEPLNKEVDVELINGSVTPSKDIGISSVTNSEQIRENGDLPTDSLKNRNAASQPDISKTTDDSYLSESRYKWWESQEINLGSSINIFREFDKVHKEKEVVCETKTEDKTYLQRFIDFFDLTLLSDPIFVNMLVGMSLASCVETNFSLLLPIILKDMLQFETSEIAKIMAVIGFSDTLFRFLSPFIGEWCNKPPRVMYMVSLLVIIFTRTVMLFTTSFLGMVLVGLAIGITKGVRTVYMNIIIPSYVPLERLPFASGIQMFFNGIVIITIGSSLGRIRDATGSYTAPITVLNFVTLLTIILWSAEFLYFRITKKNTEK, from the exons ATGTCTCGGGCCAAGGTACCACCTGACGGAGGATATGGCTGGGTGGTTACGTTTGCATATGCTCTAAATAAT GTTGTGGTACTCCCCTTAATTGCGGGTTTTGGCCTTGTGTTTCAAGAAGCATTTTCAGACACAGGTCTGTCGGCAACACAAGGGAcgcttattattattctaaaccATGGCTTTGGAATGCTATTATCGTTCTTCGGAGGTCCAGTTCTCCGAAGATTTGGATACAGAAAAGTCGCTGTGGTTGGTGCCATCCTTATATCTCTTGGGCTTATGCTGACATCCATTTCTTCTAACTTCTGGCTATTTCTACTATCTTacagtattattaatt CTATGGGAGTAGCGGCTGTTATGGCAgcgttttcattagcaataaACTCATTCTTCAAAGAGAAAAGAGGAAGAGCTATAGGGGTTGGAATGTCAATTACAGGCCTTGGAGCTATATATATGCCTTTAGTCATGAGTGTTCTTATGTACGCGTACGGCTGGAGATATGCAGTTCTCATTTTGGGCGCAATATGCCTACACTCACTTTTAGCGGCATGTCTACTTAGACCAGCTAAATGGTATTTAAAGACTACACCAAAAACAGAAGAAGAGGAACCATTGAATAAAGAAGTAGatgttgaattaattaatggtAGTGTAACGCCGTCTAAGGATATAG GCATTTCATCAGTTACAAATTCCGAACAGATTAGAGAAAATGGAGACCTTCCAACGGATAgtcttaaaaatagaaatgctGCCTCGCAGCCAGATATTAGTAAAACCACTGATGATTCGTACCTATCTGAATCAAGGTACAAGTGGTGGGAATCTCAAGAAATTAATTTGGGTagttctattaatatattcagaGAGTTCGATAAAGTACATAAGGAGAAGGAAGTTGTATGTGAGACAAAGACTGAGGATAAGACGTATCTACAGAGATTCATTGATTTCTTTGACTTGACGTTACTAAGCGATCCGATATTCGTCAATATGTTGGTTGGAATGTCCCTCGCTTCATGCGTGGAAACGAACTTTTCACTTCTCCTTCCAATTATTCTGAAGGATATGCTTCAATTCGAAACATCTGAAATTGCAAAGATCATGGCGGTGATTGGCTTTTCAGATACACTATTTCGTTTTCTCTCACCATTTATTGGTGAGTGGTGCAATAAACCACCACGAGTTATGTACATGGTCAGTTTGCTGGTCATCATCTTTACGAGGACCG TAATGCTATTCACAACGTCGTTTCTCGGAATGGTCCTTGTGGGGCTCGCAATAGGAATCACCAAGGGTGTTAGAACTGTGTATATGAATATCATTATTCCGAGTTATGTCCCTCTTGAGAGATTGCCGTTTGCTTCAGGAATACAAATGTTCTTCAATGGTATCGTCATAATAACTATTGGATCATCGTTAG gtcGCATTCGTGATGCCACAGGATCGTACACGGCGCCTATAACAGTACTGAACTTTGTCacattattaactattatctTATGGAGTgcagaatttttatattttagaataacgAAAAAGAACACAGAAAAGTAG